The region CAACGCCATTGCGGCGATTAACGCCGGCGGGTTTTACGATCCCGAGGGCACGGGGACGGGAAGGCTTCCGTGGGGGATAATCATTCGCGACGGTAAGTTTCTGGTGGGCGGCGATATCAAGGATAGCATCGATGTCGTGGGGCTCACGAAGAGCGGGATGCTGGTGACGGGAAATCATACGGTCGCGGAGATGAGGGCGATGAATGTCGCCGAGGCGGTCACGTTCGGGCCGTCGCTGATCATCAACGGTAAGAAACTGATTACCAAGGGCGACGGCGGCTGGGGGATCGCTCCGCGAACGGCTATCGGCCAGCGCAAGGACGGGACGCTTCTTTTCCTGGTTATCGACGGCCGACAGCCGGGGTATTCGATCGGGGCGACGCTGCTCGATGTACAGAATATCCTGTTCGAGCAGGGGGCTTATACGGCGGCCAATCTTGACGGCGGCTCAAGCGCGACGTTGTTTTACAACGGCAAGGTTATCAATAAGCCGGCCGATATGCTGGGCGAGCGCATGGTGCCGACGGCGTTTATCGTTAAATAGGGAGGGCAACGGGTGGACGAAAAGCGGCGGAAGCTCGCTATCTGGATTGTGGCGAGCCTAATTTTCCAAGGCAGCATTTATTTATATTTCGACCAGATACTGCTGGCGCCGACTTCCGCCTATGAGGTGAGCGCCGCGACTGACACCGTGGCCGGCGGCAAGGCTTATTATTCCCGTGACCGTCGTTATACGGCGATCGTGAAAGACAATAGCGTGGATATTTACATGGCGGCCCGCAAGGAACCGGTTCGCACGGTGGAGTTGAGCAACAATAAAGAGGTGTCGTTTTTCCGCTGGCTGAAAGACCGTGATCTGGCGCTGATGGCGGTGCACGAGGAAACTGGCGCTACCAGTTCGGTGACACTGACGCAGATCCATCCGCTGGGGGCGGAGCACGAACTGGCGGAGACGGTGAGCAAGCTGCCGCGGGGCAGCAAGATCGTGGATGTAGCGTTTTCCACGGCTACGAACGTGATCTATATGCAGGTGCAGGTTTCGACGAACCCGGAGCAGTATCGCGTTTACCGTACCGACGCCAACCGCGATTTGAAGAGGGTGTATCTTAATGCGAGCAAGATCGGCCGGATTGCGGTGCTGTACGACCGGGACACGCTGTTTTACGATAATATCGCCGAGGGTACGGTGACGGCGAGGCATGGGGACGGCAGTTGGGAAGTGGTTTCGCCGCCGGTGGGCAAGTACCGCCTGGTAGGGGTGGAGAATAACGTGATTTATCTCGCGCGGCTTAATGCCCAGGGGCTGGCGACGGCCATCTACACCGGCCGGCTGAAGGGAAAGTTCGCCGAGGAACGGGTGCTCGCGACGCCGATGGATGTCCGGCAGATTACGGTACAGGAGCTGGGCAAGGCGGCAGGCAAGTAAAAATCCAAGGATGCTGTTCGGGTTATTTGAAACGAAAACCCTGGCTGTTTGAGTCAGGGTTATTTTTTTCGAAGTTTTTTTACGGAAAATTGCGTTTTGGACGAAAAGTGGACTTTTAGTGGACTGTTTGGCCTAAAAGGTATGATATGATGATAGCGTGAAAAGGACCGCCGGGGGGGCGGTCTTTTCCGTTTGGCCGGGGAAACCGGCGAATATGAAGGGGGTAACGGTCGAAAATGACAAAAGGAAGAATATAGCAGATGAAGAATAAACAAAGTAACTGTTTCGGTGGACTCGTTTTGCAGGAAAGAGAGTGTGGTAAAGATGTTTTGGACTTATGTGGTGATTTTTGTAGTAGTTGTTATTGATGGTTTTTTATTTAACCGCGATACGAGGGAGGTTCGATTTTGCATATATTACGCATTCTATTACGGATTTCATTGGTATTGTTCCTTCAGGCGACGCGGTGAGATAAAAGAAGAAAGCATAAAACGCGTTTCAGGACAAGAGATAATGCGAAGCGATGTCAGAGAAATCGTCAGTTTTCCGTCTCTTTGGGGTATGCCCAGTTATTTCAGTACACAAATTTATACACAAGAAGACGCCGCGGAACCGGCGATGAAGGTTTCGCTGACAGGCAAAGGCTTAATTGCTTTGGCGGATGGCCGGCTAAACGATTGGGTTATTGATGATGAGGCTATAACGATAACCAGAAAGGTAGGTGAAGGCCGGAGAATTCTATTAACTTTTTTAGGGAGGCATTATACTCACGTTCATCTTAAGTTTGGCGTATTTGCTTTAATACCATTAGCTGCAATCAATAATATGTTAGAGATGGTTTCATTCCTATATATTATTCTGTTGTTTTTTGCGGGATGTGGTGTTGAAAGGCTGAAAGATTTCCGGAAAATAGCCGTTATCTTGGATGACATGGGGATCAGGGTGAATGAAGGTGAGGAACGGGAGCGATTTTTAGCGTATTCGGATATAGCTAAGGTGGAGAAAGGATTTATTCATACGAAGGTTACGGCTAAGAACGGCGAACTGATGCGTTTTCCAGGGGCGTGGCCGCTTTTGCCGGAACTGGTCAGAAAATTCGCGGGATTGAAAAAAGATTAATAACAAATGGTTATTATATGGTTTGTGCCAAGGCGCACAGGTGATTTTGAAGGAATGGCTAAACGGGGAGCTAAAAGACCGCCAAAATTGTAATGGCGGTCTTTGTGTTTGGTGAAGGGGGTGAGGGTATCGTAATGCGCGGGGCCGCTGGGTGAGTGACCGGGTGACGGTGTTGCGGTGAGGCGGGGTTAGGAGAGGAGGCGGAAGGCGGCGTAGGCGATCGCGAGCCAGAGGAGGAGGATGACGGCGGCGCCAAGCCAGAGTTTGGGCAGGATGCTGCCGTAAGCGGCGGCCCGGCGGCGGCATTCAGCGAGGACGGCGGGCGGGATGAGCCTGACGGCGAGGGCGATGCCGAGGGGGAGGAGGATGAGGTCGTCGAGGTAGCCGAGGACGGGGATGAAGTCGGGGATGAAGTCGACGGGGCTTAGGGTATAGCCGACGATGAGGGCGACGAGGGCTTTGGCGTACCACGGGGTGGCGGGGTGCTTGAGGGCGAAAAAGAGGGCGAGGATGTCGTCTTTGAGGAGACGGGCTTTTTGGCGGAGGGATAGTTTCCCCGGGGTATTGGTCATGGCGGAGTCCTTTCGGCGGCTTTTTTTTATTATAGCATACAAGGGGGACGAGATTTTGGCGGGCGGAAAAGGGCTGACGCATCGTCAACAGGCGTTTGTGCGGGAGTATGTGAGCAGAGGGAATGTGCTGCAGGCGGCCAGGGCGGCGGGGGTGAAGAGCCCGGAGAGCGCCGGGTACCGGATGATGCGGAATACGAAGGTGCAGGCGGCGATAGCGGAGGCGAGAAGCGGGGTGGAGGCGAAGCTAGCGGGGGAGTCGGCGAAGGCGCTGGCGATTTTGCTGAATCTGATGGAAAACGCGGAGACGGATTCGGTGAGGCTCAGAGCGGCCCAGGAGGTGCTGGATCGGGCGCGCGGCCGGCAGGGGGAGCGGCGCGACGAGGGGGAAGGAAAGCAGGGGGCGAGGATGTTGCTGGATTATTCGGATCCGGCGGCGGTGGCGGCGCGGCTGGAGGAGCTGTGGCGGCGGCGCAGGTCTGAGGGCACCGGCGAGGGAGAAACGGGGGACGGGGGCGGCGGCGATGCTGAGCGGTGAGGAATTGGCGGAGCTGGCGGTGCTGGAGGCTTTCCGTCAGTATGGGGAAGATCCGTGGCTGTTCGTGACGGAGTGCTGCCGGACGAAGGACGAGGCGGACGGGGGCAGGATAAAGAATATGCCTGACAAGGAGTATCTGCGGTATGTGACGCGGGTATGGCGGGAGGAGAGCCTGCTGGCGGTCCCGAAGAGCCGGCGGATGCTGATGACATGGCTTTTTTTGTGCCTGCATCTCTGGGCGGCGCTGACGAGGAAGAACGCGGCGATTTTTATCCAGTCGAAGAAGCAGGAGGACAGCGAGTTTTTGTTGGGGGAGGACCGGCTGATGTTCATTTACCGCCAACTGCCGCAGGAATTTCCCTGGCCGGCGCTGGAGAAGTCGATGGCGGGGAAGAGCGGCAAGGGGTACGCATATCTGCGGTTTCTAACGGGTCGTATGTGGCGGCGGTGGGGCAGGGGCCGGATCAGCTCCGTCAGTATACGGCGTCGCACGTGTATCTGACGGAGCTGGCTTTCTGGGAGTGGGCGGAGGAGACGTTCGCGTCGCTGCTGCCGACGATCCAGGGGGGCGGAAAAGTGACGGTCGATTCGAGCGCGGGGCCGGGCTTTTTCGACCGGCTTATTCACGGCGAGCTGTAACAGCGGCGAATAAAGGCGGAACGGGGGCGCGGACTGCGTTCGTTTGATCGTACGGTAAAATTTTTGGAATAAAATGCCAAAAAGGTATTGATATTCCCCAAAAACCGTGTTACAATTTACAAAAAGTGGTAAATATTACCAGATTAACATTTACAAACTTGTCGGCACCGCAAATAGCTGTGGCGCGGAAGATGTGCGAATGTCACCACAGTGCGGCGGGCTATTGATTAGGCGAGCAGAGTAACGGGAGTTTTCTCCCATAGCCTCCAGGAGCAATCCTGGGGGTCTTCTTTTTCAAAAAGGGGGAACAGGCGTGGCGAATACGGAGGTTCCGGAAGGGGTTAACCGCTGGCGGACAAAGCAGGGAGTGACGGTGGTGAGGGTTCATTATACGGCTGATCCTGCGAAGCGGACGGCGGCGTGGAAGGAGGAGCAGAAGCGGGGGATGTCGGAGGCAATGTGGGAGCGGGAGATGGAGGTCAATTTCCGGATCATGCTGGGTAAGGCGTGGTTTCCGGAGTTTCGCTACGAATTTCATGTGGCGAAAGAGAATTTGAAGCCGTTTGGCGGCAAGCCGGTTATCCGCGGCTGGGATTACGGGCTGACGCCGTGCACGGTGTTCGCCCAGTACGGGCCGAAAGGGGAACTGGTGGTGCTGGGTGAGGTGCAGAGCGTGGATTGTGGGATCACAGCTCATGCGAAGGTGGTGGAGGCGGAGAGCGCGGCGTATGCGGGGCATTCGTTCATCGATGTGGGCGACCCGGCGGGGCGGCAGCGGGCGCAGAGCGACGAGTCGACGTGTGTGGATATTTTGCGGGAACGGTTCGGGATTTATGTGCAGGACGGGCCGGTGAGTGCGGTGCGGCGGTGGGAGGCGGTGCGGCAGCGGCTGACGACGGTGACGGAGACGGGAGGGCCGATGCTGCTGGTGGACCCGCGCTGCCAGTGGCTGATCGGCGGCTTCACGGGTGGATACCGGCGGCACAAGGTAGGAGAACGGTACCTGGAGGAGCCGGAGAAGAATGAGTACAGCCATACGCAGGACGCGTTGGGGTATATCTGCGCGAGCGGCGCGGGGACGCGGCGGCGGTGGGAGGATACGGAGATTCCCCGGGCGGGGAGGATGTGAGGGCAGGGGAAGTGGTGTGATGATAGCGTGAAGAAGATCGCCGAGAGTACCGGTGGAGGCAGGCCGGGGCGGGACTGGTGAGCCGAGGTGGAGTGGATAGACAGCTAAGTGCACTGATGAAAAAGGATTGGCGGGTGGCGCCTGAACCGCTACGTAACGGAGCGATGGGACGGGAGTTCGACCCGTGGGCAAAGACATGGAAGCTAGACTGGGGTAAAGAGGGCAGGCCGGCGGAGAGGCCAAAGACGATGGAAACGATGATAACCTCTTTTCAACCAGAAGACTATAGTAATGATATCCAATTAGCGAGTGCAGTGACCCCCGCTCGTGCTTTCACCAGTTGCGGAGAGGGAGGAAAGGTACTTGCCAAGCCGATTAGTCGGGAACTTGTGAAGGAGGGTACGGAGGGGGTAAAGGAGGTAATCAAACTCAACAAATTTGGCGAGATAGCATATAAAACCGCTAAAGCGCAGGAGATTAGCCATGACGAGGCAATGGAAATAGCACGGGAAGCCCAGGCCTTGTACACGGCCTACAAAGCCGCCGATTGGGGGGTTAACGCCCTCTTGTTAAAGAAACTAAAAAAAACCTGGCCGGCATATGGGGTAAAGGAAGGTGCAGAGGAAATCTACGATGATGAAATTCATAATTACATTATTCAAACAGCGATAAATAATTACAAACTAGCAAAGAAGCCGCCAGAAGGGTCAATATTGCCACCCTAAGCTTTAGTTTTAGGAGGAGGGAGAGCAGAGAGGCTTTCTCTCCCACTGCATTTTTTTAATGGGTTGACCACTCAAAAGCATAAATTGCTTTTTGCGGGAAAAAAAGGAAATTTGGAGGATGGTGACGAATGTATGTTCGGCGAATAACTGTAAGCCGGGAGGGGAGCGCATGCTGCAAAGCTTGTGGTATCAATTATGTATCATAATATGTGTATATTGGTTTGGAACAGAAATGATATGGAATTACGAGCAGGTAGAACCGATTGTAGGGTTGTCGAAGGGCGAGTGGTTCGCGGGAGCATTGGGGGGCTTTGCACTAATCGGCGGCTCGGCATATTGGTATGTGCGGAGAGCAGGTAAAGGGATGGTAAAGGAGACCGGACTGGAGAAGGAAAACGGGCCGGTCATCCCGTTGGCATGTGTCGAGAAGATCGTGTGGGAGGGATGGGGGTTCCCGGCGATGGTGCTCTTAGCCGACGACAAGGTGAAGATGCATTTACAGGATAAGGACTTTATCAAACTTGCCGCAACAAGGCTCAATAAATGGACGATTGACGACGATGAAGTAACCGTGGCATCCGGGGAGGCGGGGCAAGACCTTCAGATAAGCTATGCTCCGCTGGGAATGTACGGCAATTTCTTTGATATAGGTAAGTGGCTTATTGTTTTTTTGCTGATGTTGAAGTTTTCCTCTGAAATGTTCGGCGGGGATACAAAATTGCTTTTTCGTGCAAGCTTAATTTGTATTCTGCCTTTTTGTATACTGCTATATTACCGCAGGATAAAAGTATCGGTAGAAGGCGACAAGGTTTTGCTGAAAAGGGGAAAGAAAGAGGAAAGCTTCAGGTTCGGCGATGTGGCCGGTATCGAAAAGGGGCTGTTTCAGGTTAAGGTAACGGCGAAGGATGGGAAAGTATTTTTCTTTCCGCGGGGGTGCATATTATTGCCCGAGATTATCGAGGAATTTGCCGGGCTTGCCGGGCGTTAAAGAGGGCGGTGTGAGAAAAAGTTTAGAAGAATTTTTGAGAAATATTTTCATTTGGACGAAAAGTGGACTTTTAGTGGACGATTTGACAAAAAAGTGTGATATGATGATAGCGTGAAGTGGACCGCCGAGGGGCGGTTTTTTGTTTTGGGGTGGCGGAGAGAGGAAACGAAACAGAGGGAGGAAGGGCGAATGGCGAGCAGGGAAGAGGAGTATATCAGGAGGATGAAGGCGCGGGGATATGTGCCGACGCTGGCGGGGATGGATGAGGAGGATATCGAGTGGGAGCTCTCCAAGATGGAAGAAGCCGAGCGGAGGCGCGAGGCGCCGTCGCAGCCGTTGAGGACGGTGTACCGGCCAGTGGATCCGGGGCTCAAAGCGCGGATACTCCGCCAATTCGGGCAGCCTTACGACGAGAGCGCGATACCCAAGGGGCAGGAGTTCTACCTCAACGGATGGGACAACGGAGATGAAGACGATACGCTGGTGGAACAGAATCGGCGGATGGAGCGTGCTCCGCTGCGTAACGGGGCGATGGGACGGGAGGAGCCCGACCCGTGGTCGAAGGCATGGAAGCTGGATTGGGGCGAAGAGGGCAGGCCAGAGGAGAAGGCGAGGACGATGGAGTGGCAATGGGGACGAGACGAGCCGGGACTGGTGAGTCGAGGTGGAGTGGATAGACCGCTAAGCTATGGACCAAGCGGACATGACATGGGAACCGGGAGTTATAAGACGAACGAGGCAGATGCCAACCCGTATGCAGGCGGATATGCAAACGGCGGTGCAGAAGGAGATATGCTGTTTGAGGTTACTGGCGTCAAGCCAATGGAGAAAGGGAAAAAGACGGCTCAAGAGCCTCCAGCAGGTGTTAAGCTATGGGCGGAAGAAAACCCCGACTGGAATAATTTGCAGCCGCAGATGAAGAATACGACAACATCTTTTGTTGGTGAGGTTAATAAGGAGTTCGGAACGAAAAAAACACCATGGATTACGTCCGGATATCGAAGTCCGGAACTCAATGCAACTCTTCCGGAGGCTTCACCAAACTCCTGGCATCTGGAGGGGCTGGCGGTAGATATTAATCTGGATGATTACACAGCAGAAGAGAGAGCAAAAATCGAGGAGATGGCGCGGAAACGTTTTGGAGAGGTATACTGGCATAGAGGTACAGGCTGGCATCTGCATATTGGTAATCCTCTAGAGCCACGGGGAGAGGCGGGCTAGGAGTTGGACCGTGCTGATCGGGATAAACGACTTATGAGGGGAAGCTCCCCCTCGTAAGCCGAAGTTGTTTTTTGGCAAAAAGAGGAGAATTAGGCGTATGCAGCGAATGAATTTTCGATAAAACCGGTATACCGGGATATGGGCTATTTGATGGCAAGAGACGGGACAGATTTTCTTTCCTATGTGATCATTTTTCGCACATGCTTATTGGGGATACAATGGTTTATGGCAGAGACGATGAGAGTCTAGTGTGAGGTGAAGGAAATGACGCTTAGGCGGATAGCCGCCATTGGCTTTCTCTCGCTTTGGGTTGTCGCCGTAGGATTGCCAGCAGGATTGTGCAAAGATGGAAGGGCAACGGAAATAGCTCCCGGTATAAAAGAAGGGATAATTGCCATTGAATGCCACCCGCAGAAGTTTACGATGCGGAGAGTGGACGGTGATCCTTATCCGTATTATACATACGTCCCACACGATGTGGAGACAGAGCGTTTCAGCGGGCCAGAGGGGACGGGGATAAGGTTCTGGATGAACCGCGGCGGCGGCGATAAGCGGTACCAGGCTTTTGCGGAGTTTTTCGTCTTTCCGCAAGGGACGACGCGGGAGCATACGAGGCAAATTATCGATGGGCTGATGAGCCGCTCCGGGTGGGACAAGCACGAGCGCGAGTACAAGGAGGAGAAGTCTTTCCCGTGGTCGCTGTATGAGATGCCGTTTACGGCGGCGTGGTATTCGATGGGCTCGAAAAGGCTTCCGATTGGGACCATCGCAGTCGGGCAACACGGCGATTTGTTTTTCGGGGTATTGTGTTACTATCGGGCTTCGTATAGTGACGGGTTCGTACCCAGGTATCTGAGGATTTTGGATGAATTGGTCTGGGCGGATACGAACGAAGGGCTTCCGAGGGTCGAGATGCAAAGGTGCTCCGGGAATTAAATATTATCAAAAAATATAGGAAATTTTTGAGAAACACTTTCAATTGGACGAAAAGTGGACTTTTAGTGGACGATTTGACAAAAATGTGTGATATGCTGATAGCGTGAAGTGGACCGCCGAGGGGCGGTTTTTTGTTTTGGGGTGGCGGATGAGCGGAAACGAAATTGAGGGAGGAAAGGCTAATGGCGGGCAGGGAAGAGGAGTATATCAGGCGGATGAAGGCCGCGGGGGTATGTGCCGACGTTGGCTGGGATGGACGAGGAGGATATCGAGTGGGAGCTCTCCAAGATGGAAGAAGCCGAGCGGAGGCGCGAGGCGCCGCCGGAGCCGTTGAGGACGGTGTACCGGCCGGCGGATCCGGGGCTCAAAGCGCGGATACTCCACCAATTCGGCCAGCCGTACGACGAAAGCGCGATACCCAAGGGGCAGGAGTTCTACCTCAATGGATGGGACAACGGAGATGAAGACGACACGCTGATGGAGAAGAATCGGTGGGAGGAGTCCGCTCCGCTGCGTAACGGGGCGATGGGACGGGAGGAGTCCGACCCATGGTCGAAGGCCTGGAAGCTGGATTGGGGCGAAGAGGGCAGGCCAGCGGAGAAGGCGAGGACGATGGAGTGGCGATGGGGGCAGGACGATGCAGGGCTATCAAGCAGAGGTGGAATGCTCTTGCGTACGGGCCAGGCAAGTTTGAGGGCGCAGTCGGAATGAAGGAGCTGAGTTATAATATCGCTGATGGTGGCAAGGAAGGTGTGCTAAAGAGAGCCGGGGCGTTGGATAAAGTTTTGGGACCAGCTGGAGAAATAATCGAAAAGAGTATCGATGTAGATCAATTTGTCAAAGAGGTGGAAGCGGAGGCGTTAAAGAACGGGGATAGCCCAGAACTGGCCAGAAAGAAAGGTATTGATGCGGCATCGAAGTATACCGCCTATTTATTGGGAGTGGGTGGAGCCGCTGTCTTGGCAGGGAGAGCGTCGGGGTACGGTCCCATTATTGCTGGAACTACGGGTACGGTTGCCGGGACATATGCTGTGAAGCCATTGATAAAAAAACACGTATTAGGAAAAAGTGGGGCCGATTATGATAGTGAAGTTGAAGAAGAACCGTTGCATGGCGGGGATTAGCCGCCGACGCGACCAAGCTAATCGGACACACGGCTTATAAGAGGCGAGCGTCCCCTTATAAGCCGCGACTAAATTATTGAAAAAAGAGGAAGTCGAGGCGAGATAGCGAATAAATGTTCGATAAAGCCGGTGTAATGGGGGTGGCGGTGTGCCGAAAAACTGGTGGACGTTACTGTTTTATGTTATAAGTTGTGTGGCGTTTTATGGTACACAACTTATATGGAACTATGATCAGGTCGGACCGGCAGCGGGATTGTCTAAAGGCGAATGGTTAGCTTGGGTGTTAGGCATTTATGTGACAATTAGCGGCTTGGTATATTGGCTAATATGGAGAGCCGGGAAAGGGACGGTGACGCAGGCCGGGTTGGAGAGAGAAAACGGGCCGGCCATTCCATTGATAAGTATAGAGCGGATCGTCAGCGAAGGCGGTGGATTCCCATCAGTGGTGTTTTTAGCCGTCGATCAAGTAAAGGTACATATAGTGGACAGGGAGCTTGTCAAGTTGGCCAAAACTAGATTAAATCAATGGACGGTTAACGGTAAGAAACTAATTGTGACACCAGGGGAGGTGGGGGCGGAACTGAAAATAAGCTATGCATTGCTGGGAAGGTACGATACGTATAGATTTGCCAGCCTGAGTACTCTGGTTATGGTTGTTTTTGTCATGGCGATATTATTCGGCCTGAAATTAGGCTGGAATACTGAGTGGCTTTTGGAAGGATGTTTAATTTACGGTTTCGTTTTTTTGATAATACCTTTGTACCGAAGGGTAAGAGTGTCGGTACTAAGCGACAGGGTTGTGCTAAAAAGGGGAAAAAAAGAGGAAAGCTTCAGGTTCGGCGATGTGGCCGGTATCGAAAAGGGGCTGTTTCAGGTTAAGGTAACGGCGAAGGATGGGAAAGTATTTTTCTTTCCGCGAGGGTGCATATTATTGCCCGAGATTATCGAGGAATTTACCGGGCTTGCTGGGCGCCGGAGAGGGCGGTCAGAGTAAAATTTCTGAAGAATTTTTGAGAAGTGTTTTCATTTGGACGAAAAGTGGACTTTTAGTGGACGATTTGACAAAAAAGTGTGATATGCTGATAGCGTGAAGAAGACCGCCGAGGGGGCGGTTTTTTGTTTTGGGTGGCGGATGAGCGGAAACGAAATTGAGGGAGGAAAGGCTGATGGCGAGCAGGGAAGAGGAGTATATCAGGCGGATGAAGGCGCGGGGGTATGGAGAATCTTTTTTGGGTTGCCGGGGCCGTTAAGAAGCCTTCAGATGCTAGGCGCACCGGAAGAATGCGCAGCGACGTGTACGCGGATGTACACTAGCAAGCGTTCTGAGGAGCAACGCCGCAGATGAGGGCTTATTAACGGCCCTTATGTATGGGCTGAACCCTTGGCGGGGATGGATGAGGAGGATATCGAGGGGAGCTCTCCAAGATGGAAGAAGCCGAGCGGAGGCGCGAGGCGCCGTCGCAGCCGTTGAGGACGGTGTACCGGCCAGTGGATCCGGGGCTCAAAGCGCGGATACTCCGCCAATTCGGGCAGCCTTACGACGAGAGCGCGATACCCAAGGGGCAGGAGTTCTACCTCAACGGATGGGACAACGGAGATGAAGACGATACGCTGGTGGAACAGAATCGGCGGATGGAGCGTGCTCCGCTGCGTAACGGGGCGATGGGACGGGAGGAGCCCGACCCGTGGTCGAAGGCATGGAAGCTGGATTGGGGCGAAGAGGGCAGGCCAGAGGAGAAGGCGAGGACGATGGAGCCTCAAACTAACACTTTCATGTATCGAGGTAAAGATAATGACCGTGACTTTAGCCAGTTTGCGAGTGGGGCTCCTGACGTTAGACAGTATACTTATGACGAGGGCTTAAAGCGCGCGGATTCCAGTGGCTCGGGAATTTGGGGAAAGGCGGCTGAGGTGGCTAAAGGAGCGATCAAACTCAACAAATTTGGCGATAAAGCCTATAATGTCGCCAAAGAGCAGGGATACGGTCACGAGGATGCAATGGAGATTGCACGGGAAGCCCAGATTATGCATGGAATTTACTTGGGAGGCGATGCATATTTAGGGAGAAGATTAAAAGGTTTTAAATATTTTATAAAAGAGGTGGGGCGAGAATTGACTGAGGACGAGCTGCAAAGGTACTTTATTGAAACGACGATAAATAACCGTAAGCTGCGACAGAATCCTCCGGAGGGATCCATATTGCCGCCCTAAGCAGTGTATTATGCGGGCAGCCTGAAGGGAAAAATTGTAATATATAGAAATGATTAATTGAGAGGGGGAAGGACATGACTCATTTAATGTTCGTTCTGCTTGTGTTGAGTATATTTGATGATACGCTGGGGTTTTCTTATGAATATGTGCTTCCACATATATCTATCCTTACCCCCGCCTACTGGCAAACCACAAAGGTTATAGCAATAGTTGCGTTCTGTCTGATTCACAACATAAAAAGCCATGAAAGAATAAAAGGGACTGTTACCGACAGGGAAATAAAAAAAGTGTATGAAAACCAAGGGGTTCCCCTGGAGGCGATTACTTCAATCAATGGGAAAATATTGTATGCTAATCTATTTTATCCGGACACGAAAGTCGCGGTTTCCGATGGATCTGATGAGATAGAGCTATGCATACATGGTAAGAGTTTGGTCCCGTTGGTAAAAACCAGATTAAATCAGTGGTCAATCACAGAGGGTTCGTTCTTGATAATACCATCGGTCGCGGATAATGCTTTCATTGAGTATCCGCTTATAGGGAGATACTTTTGGCCACTCGGTTACAAATCTATTGACTGGTATATAGTGTCAATTGCTTTAGTAGCTGAAACGGCGGTATTTGAGGATATGTACCATTTGCTACTCATACCTTTATTAGTTTTATTTGCTGTTAAATCCTTAATCT is a window of Selenomonadales bacterium 4137-cl DNA encoding:
- a CDS encoding D-Ala-D-Ala carboxypeptidase family metallohydrolase, with translation MASREEEYIRRMKARGYVPTLAGMDEEDIEWELSKMEEAERRREAPSQPLRTVYRPVDPGLKARILRQFGQPYDESAIPKGQEFYLNGWDNGDEDDTLVEQNRRMERAPLRNGAMGREEPDPWSKAWKLDWGEEGRPEEKARTMEWQWGRDEPGLVSRGGVDRPLSYGPSGHDMGTGSYKTNEADANPYAGGYANGGAEGDMLFEVTGVKPMEKGKKTAQEPPAGVKLWAEENPDWNNLQPQMKNTTTSFVGEVNKEFGTKKTPWITSGYRSPELNATLPEASPNSWHLEGLAVDINLDDYTAEERAKIEEMARKRFGEVYWHRGTGWHLHIGNPLEPRGEAG
- a CDS encoding phosphodiester glycosidase family protein — protein: MIRLVLPTNIYMRFLVLNLAFLIVTGPLVVIFGPFANIKRSVVGAIMTSRHPQYITWLLSDRQIKDIIGDNTNHANIRQQALKFTKREDDSLRLINITGGRFKGYLLEVPNPMRVKVATARDIQEIGDTVSTIALSHNAIAAINAGGFYDPEGTGTGRLPWGIIIRDGKFLVGGDIKDSIDVVGLTKSGMLVTGNHTVAEMRAMNVAEAVTFGPSLIINGKKLITKGDGGWGIAPRTAIGQRKDGTLLFLVIDGRQPGYSIGATLLDVQNILFEQGAYTAANLDGGSSATLFYNGKVINKPADMLGERMVPTAFIVK
- a CDS encoding YkvA family protein, with translation MTNTPGKLSLRQKARLLKDDILALFFALKHPATPWYAKALVALIVGYTLSPVDFIPDFIPVLGYLDDLILLPLGIALAVRLIPPAVLAECRRRAAAYGSILPKLWLGAAVILLLWLAIAYAAFRLLS
- a CDS encoding terminase small subunit, which codes for MAGGKGLTHRQQAFVREYVSRGNVLQAARAAGVKSPESAGYRMMRNTKVQAAIAEARSGVEAKLAGESAKALAILLNLMENAETDSVRLRAAQEVLDRARGRQGERRDEGEGKQGARMLLDYSDPAAVAARLEELWRRRRSEGTGEGETGDGGGGDAER